A single genomic interval of Alcaligenes sp. SDU_A2 harbors:
- a CDS encoding MFS transporter: MSFSTTPGQTQSPPSVRRRWLVLAIVSVALLLIVIDMTVLYTALPRLTHDLHASASQKLWIINSYALVVSGLLLGMGTLGDRLGHKHLFLSGLALFGLASLLAAYAPNPTALITARALLGVAAAMMMPATLSLIRITFADERERAVAIGVWASVASGGAAFGPVVGGFLLEHFWWGSVFLINVPIVLIALPLGWLFVPRSQPDTSRPWDLHGSLLIMVGLVAGTFAIKELGKHAPSWPLTGAALLISTLFLTLFVRRQSRSAFPLLDFSLFRNAAFATSVMAALTASAALIGMELVFSQRLQLVLGFSPLQAGMAIMPLPLAAFLAGPLAGKLLPQIGSARLLFASLTLAGLGMGAYLLWHNAPQALQTLSLVLLGLGIGAAMTAASSTIMQSVPASRAGMAASIEEMSYELGGALGVTLMGSLLSAVYSATLILPSNSNVPSSVRDSLDEALMAAEGLSREHAAQLGELARNAFDGGFVAVLTACTSLLLLAALAVWRWGFQRQPV; encoded by the coding sequence ATGTCTTTCTCTACGACTCCAGGCCAGACTCAATCTCCTCCAAGCGTGCGCAGACGCTGGCTGGTTCTGGCTATCGTTTCGGTCGCGCTGCTGCTTATCGTGATCGACATGACAGTGCTTTATACCGCCCTGCCCCGCCTGACCCACGACCTGCACGCTTCGGCCTCGCAAAAGCTATGGATCATCAACAGCTACGCCCTGGTCGTGTCCGGTTTGCTGCTGGGCATGGGCACGCTGGGTGATCGCCTAGGCCATAAACACCTGTTCCTGTCCGGACTGGCCCTGTTCGGCCTGGCGTCCCTGCTGGCCGCTTACGCCCCCAACCCCACGGCCCTGATCACCGCGCGCGCTCTGCTGGGTGTCGCCGCCGCCATGATGATGCCCGCCACCCTTTCCCTGATCCGCATCACCTTTGCCGACGAACGCGAGCGCGCCGTCGCCATCGGCGTCTGGGCCTCGGTCGCCTCGGGCGGCGCGGCCTTCGGTCCGGTGGTGGGTGGCTTCCTCCTGGAGCACTTCTGGTGGGGGTCCGTGTTTCTGATCAATGTGCCCATCGTCCTGATCGCACTGCCGCTGGGCTGGCTCTTTGTGCCGCGCTCGCAGCCTGATACCTCGCGCCCATGGGACCTGCATGGCTCACTGCTCATCATGGTAGGCCTGGTGGCCGGCACCTTCGCCATCAAAGAACTGGGCAAACACGCGCCCTCCTGGCCACTGACCGGTGCCGCACTGCTGATCAGCACGCTGTTCCTGACCCTGTTTGTACGCCGCCAGAGCCGCAGCGCCTTCCCCTTGCTGGATTTTTCCCTGTTTCGCAATGCCGCTTTCGCCACCTCTGTCATGGCTGCGCTGACCGCCTCGGCCGCCCTGATCGGCATGGAACTGGTCTTTAGCCAACGCTTGCAACTGGTATTGGGATTTTCGCCGCTGCAGGCTGGCATGGCCATCATGCCACTGCCATTGGCGGCCTTTCTGGCCGGGCCGCTGGCCGGCAAGTTACTACCACAGATCGGCAGCGCCCGTCTGCTGTTCGCATCGCTGACGCTAGCCGGACTGGGTATGGGGGCCTATCTACTCTGGCACAATGCGCCCCAGGCCCTGCAAACCCTCAGCCTGGTTCTGCTGGGTCTGGGCATCGGCGCTGCCATGACGGCCGCCTCCAGCACCATCATGCAAAGCGTGCCCGCATCGCGCGCCGGAATGGCCGCATCCATAGAAGAAATGTCGTATGAATTAGGCGGCGCGCTGGGCGTCACCCTGATGGGCAGCTTACTGTCGGCCGTCTACAGCGCCACCTTGATTCTGCCATCGAACAGCAATGTGCCCTCCTCTGTGCGCGACAGTCTGGACGAGGCCTTGATGGCGGCCGAAGGCCTGTCGCGGGAACATGCCGCTCAACTAGGCGAACTGGCCCGCAACGCCTTCGATGGCGGATTTGTGGCGGTGTTGACCGCCTGCACCTCCCTGTTGCTGCTCGCCGCGCTGGCGGTCTGGCGCTGGGGTTTCCAGCGTCAGCCTGTCTGA
- a CDS encoding LysR family transcriptional regulator produces MDWTLERIRHFVVVAETGSMTQAARSLGKVQSALSTSISLLEADLNLDLFDRSRRALRLTEAGQVMLLEARALLQQADVLERRALALSQGQPARLEIAMDEALPYEPVALLFKELAQRWPALELTILNGTATEVMDYVEQGRSRIAIQFDRGPVPVHFAQRYVGTAPQAICVAREHDLARQAQVSRKELVAHRQLVMHIEGADQAVFSPSVWRSDSFYVIADMVAEGMGWAILPLNIAEYEHLRVKLRQLHCQELMLPPLAVRMLWRQGEALPPVILWIQQRLSALLP; encoded by the coding sequence ATGGATTGGACTCTTGAACGGATACGGCATTTTGTCGTGGTAGCCGAAACCGGCTCCATGACCCAAGCCGCCCGCAGCCTAGGCAAAGTGCAGTCGGCTCTGAGCACCTCGATCAGTTTGCTGGAGGCTGACTTGAATCTGGATTTGTTTGATCGCAGCAGGCGGGCGCTGCGTCTGACCGAGGCCGGCCAGGTGATGTTGCTGGAGGCGCGTGCGCTGTTGCAGCAGGCTGATGTGTTGGAGCGCCGCGCTTTGGCGCTTTCCCAGGGGCAGCCGGCACGCTTGGAAATCGCCATGGACGAAGCCCTGCCTTATGAGCCGGTCGCGTTGTTGTTCAAAGAATTGGCGCAGCGCTGGCCCGCGCTGGAACTGACCATATTGAACGGCACGGCCACAGAGGTCATGGATTATGTGGAGCAGGGGCGTTCACGTATTGCGATCCAGTTTGACCGTGGGCCTGTTCCCGTTCATTTTGCGCAGCGCTACGTGGGCACGGCACCGCAGGCGATCTGCGTGGCCCGGGAACATGATCTGGCGCGTCAGGCGCAGGTCAGCCGCAAAGAGCTGGTGGCGCATCGCCAGTTGGTCATGCATATCGAAGGCGCGGATCAGGCCGTATTCAGTCCCAGCGTCTGGCGTTCGGACAGTTTCTATGTGATTGCGGACATGGTGGCCGAAGGCATGGGTTGGGCCATACTGCCCTTGAACATCGCGGAATACGAACATCTACGTGTCAAGCTTAGGCAGCTGCATTGCCAGGAACTGATGCTGCCGCCGTTGGCGGTCCGCATGTTGTGGCGGCAGGGCGAAGCCTTGCCGCCCGTCATTTTATGGATACAGCAACGCTTGTCGGCGCTGCTGCCTTAA
- the gph gene encoding phosphoglycolate phosphatase (PGP is an essential enzyme in the glycolate salvage pathway in higher organisms (photorespiration in plants). Phosphoglycolate results from the oxidase activity of RubisCO in the Calvin cycle when concentrations of carbon dioxide are low relative to oxygen. This enzyme is a member of the Haloacid Dehalogenase (HAD) superfamily of aspartate-nucleophile hydrolase enzymes (PF00702).) has protein sequence MKKLVLFDFDGTLADSAPDLAAAANRLRLARGLPALPYDTLRPFASHGARGLIKAALDIQTDHPEYAQLRAHFLQDYEANMTSLTQLFDGVADMLKQLEQHQYTWGIVTNKLEYLALPLIRHLGLEQSCAVAVGGDTTGHIKPHPAPLLYAAEKAGFQPQHCLYVGDDQRDIQAGQAAGMATMVAAYGYCAQDPAIPSWRADLIANNAAEVWDGVQRWAQGQHRARASLPAC, from the coding sequence ATGAAGAAACTTGTCCTGTTCGATTTCGACGGCACCCTGGCCGATTCCGCCCCTGACCTGGCCGCCGCCGCCAACCGTTTGCGACTGGCCCGTGGCCTGCCTGCCCTACCCTACGACACCCTGCGTCCTTTTGCCTCGCACGGCGCGCGCGGCCTGATCAAGGCGGCCCTGGACATACAGACGGATCACCCCGAGTATGCCCAGCTACGCGCCCATTTCCTGCAGGACTACGAGGCCAACATGACCAGCCTGACCCAACTGTTCGACGGCGTGGCCGACATGCTGAAGCAGCTGGAACAACACCAATACACCTGGGGCATCGTCACCAACAAGCTGGAGTACCTGGCCTTGCCTCTGATCCGCCATCTGGGGCTGGAGCAATCCTGCGCCGTTGCCGTAGGCGGCGACACGACCGGCCACATCAAGCCGCACCCTGCCCCTTTGCTCTACGCAGCCGAAAAAGCCGGTTTTCAGCCACAGCATTGCCTGTATGTAGGTGACGACCAGCGCGACATTCAGGCCGGACAGGCTGCCGGCATGGCCACAATGGTCGCAGCCTACGGCTATTGCGCCCAGGACCCGGCCATTCCCAGTTGGCGGGCCGACCTGATTGCCAACAATGCCGCCGAAGTCTGGGACGGCGTGCAGCGCTGGGCCCAAGGCCAGCACCGGGCACGCGCCAGCCTGCCGGCCTGCTGA
- the ubiG gene encoding bifunctional 2-polyprenyl-6-hydroxyphenol methylase/3-demethylubiquinol 3-O-methyltransferase UbiG encodes MTVSTPTATTANVDQAEIDKFSALASRWWDPTSEFKPLHAINPLRLDWILSQTGPLQGKQVLDVGCGGGILSESLAQAGAQVTGIDLAERSLKIARLHSLESGVPVQYEAISAEDMADQHPGRFDVVTCMEMLEHVPDPGSIIRACSQLVKPGGWVFFSTLNRNPKSFLFAIVGAEYVLRLIPKGTHSYEGFIKPSELIQTARRCKLDAQALKGLEYNPITDHYFLSGDTSVNYLVATRRQD; translated from the coding sequence ATGACCGTCTCCACTCCCACTGCCACGACCGCCAACGTCGACCAGGCAGAAATCGACAAGTTCAGCGCACTGGCATCCCGCTGGTGGGACCCTACCAGCGAGTTCAAGCCGCTGCACGCCATCAACCCGCTGCGCCTGGACTGGATTCTTTCGCAGACCGGCCCCCTGCAGGGCAAGCAAGTGCTGGATGTAGGTTGCGGCGGCGGCATCTTGTCCGAAAGCCTGGCACAGGCCGGTGCCCAGGTAACCGGCATAGACCTGGCCGAACGCTCCCTGAAAATAGCGCGGCTGCACAGCCTGGAGTCGGGCGTGCCTGTTCAGTACGAAGCCATCAGCGCCGAAGACATGGCCGACCAGCACCCAGGCCGCTTCGATGTCGTGACCTGCATGGAAATGCTGGAACACGTCCCCGACCCCGGCTCCATCATCCGCGCCTGCTCGCAGCTGGTCAAACCCGGCGGCTGGGTGTTTTTCTCCACCCTGAACCGCAATCCAAAATCGTTCTTGTTCGCCATCGTCGGTGCCGAATATGTGCTGCGCCTGATCCCCAAGGGCACGCATAGCTACGAAGGCTTCATCAAGCCCAGCGAACTGATCCAAACCGCACGCCGCTGCAAGCTGGACGCCCAGGCCCTGAAAGGCCTGGAGTACAACCCCATTACCGATCATTACTTTCTGTCCGGCGACACCTCCGTCAACTACCTGGTGGCCACACGCCGGCAGGACTGA
- the ompA gene encoding outer membrane protein OmpA: protein MNKPSKIALVLAIAAVSASGAVSAQESGEVNNWRNPFGDVWKNGTNELCWRNNFWTPATGIPGCDGVPVAQAPEAPVVAPTVTKVTLNADTFFDFDKSTLKPEGRQVLDQVADAAGSIDLETLIAVGHTDSIGAEAYNQKLSERRANTVKQYLVSKGIPADRIYAEGKGESQPVASNKTREGRAQNRRVEIEIVGNRK, encoded by the coding sequence ATGAACAAACCCTCCAAAATCGCACTTGTACTCGCCATTGCCGCTGTATCGGCCTCCGGTGCGGTTTCCGCACAGGAATCGGGCGAAGTCAACAACTGGCGCAATCCGTTTGGCGACGTTTGGAAAAACGGCACCAACGAACTGTGCTGGCGTAACAACTTCTGGACCCCAGCAACGGGTATCCCAGGTTGTGACGGTGTGCCCGTTGCCCAGGCCCCCGAAGCTCCTGTCGTTGCTCCTACCGTCACCAAAGTGACCCTGAACGCCGACACGTTCTTCGACTTCGACAAGTCCACCCTGAAGCCAGAAGGCCGTCAGGTTCTGGATCAAGTGGCTGACGCCGCTGGCTCCATCGATCTGGAAACCCTGATCGCTGTTGGTCACACCGACTCCATCGGTGCCGAAGCTTACAACCAGAAGCTGTCCGAGCGTCGTGCCAACACCGTCAAGCAGTACCTGGTCAGCAAGGGCATCCCTGCCGATCGCATCTACGCCGAAGGCAAGGGCGAAAGCCAGCCCGTGGCATCCAACAAGACGCGTGAAGGCCGTGCCCAGAACCGTCGCGTGGAAATCGAAATCGTCGGCAACCGCAAGTAA